The Penicillium digitatum chromosome 6, complete sequence genome has a window encoding:
- a CDS encoding Fumarylacetoacetase, C-terminal-related translates to MASVRANCRKIMCIGRNYADHITELNNTAPKQPFFFLKPASSILIPGSGPVLRPKGVSLHYEVELGLVIGKTVRDLDPNDEKAALDAIQSYVLAIDMTARNVQDEAKKKGLPWSIAKGFDTFLPISQEIAKSRIPNPHDAFLRLSVGQDERQADSTSLMLYRIPQQLAQISRVMTLEKGDIVLTGTPKGVGQVKAGDVMRASIEVAGKEIEEGRIEVEVQDREGRYEFKET, encoded by the exons ATGGCTTCTGTCCGCGCCAACTGCCGCAAGATTATGTGTATCGGCCGTAACTATGC TGATCACATTACAGAGCTCAACAACACAGCTCCCAAACAGCCATTCTTTTTCCTCAAGCCCGCATCATCCATCTTAATCCCCGGCTCGGGCCCTGTCCTCCGCCCCAAGGGTGTCAGCCTGCACTACGAGGTCGAACTGGGTCTGGTGATCGGAAAGACCGTACGCGACCTCGATCCTAACGATGAAAAAGCGGCACTGGATGCGATTCAGA GCTACGTCCTCGCCATTGATATGACAGCTCGCAACGTGCAAGACGAggcaaagaagaagggccTTCCCTGGTCCATCGCCAAGGGCTTCGACACCTTCCTCCCTATCTCGCAGGAGATCGCCAAGTCGCGCATTCCTAATCCGCATGACGCATTCCTGCGCCTGAGCGTTGGCCAGGACGAGCGCCAGGCGGACTCGACTAGCCTGATGTTGTACCGCATTCCGCAGCAGCTTGCGCAGATCTCGCGCGTGATGACATTAGAGAAGGGTGATATCGTTCTTACCGGTACGCCAAAGGGTGTTGGACAAGTCAAAGCGGGTGATGTTATGAGGGCATCGATTGAGgttgctggaaaggagatcGAGGAGGGGCGGATTGAGGTTGAGGTACAGGACCGCGAGGGACGGTATGAGTTCAAGGAGACTTAA
- a CDS encoding Fumarylacetoacetase, C-terminal-like protein yields the protein MQVAEILSDVNSLRVCGHNEALALVNVHKNITGSGSTESGTALTDKSPADDKADLRRAKELVELHYEVKARHANGTVDEELCQSRQDVWRILRELSTV from the exons ATGCAAGTCGCAGAGATTCTGTCAGATGTCAATTCTCTCCGCGTCTGC GGTCACAACGAGGCCCTAGCACTGGTGAATGTGCACAAAAATATCACAGGCTCGGGTTCAACCGAATCCGGTACCGCATTGACAGATAAGAGCCCGGCAGACGACAAAGCCGATCTTCGTCGTGCAAAGGAACTGGTTGAGCTACACTATGAGGTTAAGGCGAGACATGCCAACGGAACTGTTGATGAGGAGCTGTGTCAATCTCGGCAAGATGTCTGGCGAATTCTGAGGGAGCTGTCGACTGTCTAA